AGAATGGAGCTTCAACTGAGACCATGACATCATCTTCAAGATTATATCCACTCACAACGAGTTTTATCGGATAAGACTGAATGCCGGTTTTCTGATTTCCAAAACGCAACTCCAGTTCCGATATATTTACAGTAGGATCCAGTTCAGGTTTACCCCATATTTCAGTTACGAACTCTGGATGATCAATAAACGGATTTCGATTGTGCTGATAAGAGTAAATCACATCATTTCTATGCCGTTCTTGCTCGCTGACCGGGTCAAGCTCGTGCCACAGCAAGAGTGTCGACAGCTTACCGAACCTTGGTCCATAGGTTCCGGTCTTATCAAGAAGTTCGAGATCATACGTGTCATTATCGCCTTCGTATCGAACGACCATGTAGAAGAGCATCCTGGCAACGTCGCCTTTTACTCTATCCGGGGGTTCCCATGAATCAAAATCAAAAAAACAGCCATCAACCTCATCAAATGAATAACCACCCCAGTCAAAGTCACGGTTACCCCGAGCGCCATTCACACTGCGATCTGCAGGTCGTAGATGATGAACATCTGTATATGCAGTATCCGCCATGTTCGGAAAGCCATGGGACTTTGCCCACACATGTTCCCTGTTCCACGAATCGTCATGCGAGATTCCATACTCTATCATGTAGTTAAATTCGTCGCCATGATCCCTGAATTCAGCATTCTGAGAACGTCCAGAGTAGAATAGGATAATGTTACCAGGATTCTCAAGATCAGCATCAGCTTCGATCATGATATCTTTTGTCGCTACCGTTGAATCACTAAAATACGGATACATGACATGACCTTTTATAAGATCGTGTAAAGCAGACTTAAGTTCTTCTCCTTTCAGCAATGCCACTTCTTCATAATATTCATCAATAGGTATCGGTATAAAAGCATTCAGAAAGGAGCAAATGGAAACAAGCATTATTATGAAAATTGTTTTTTTCATCATCACCTACGGTCTTCTTACAAATCCAAGAATAGTGGATGGAAATTTATCAGTTACAATAATGAATCCCTCGTCACCATAACGGACAATACCTTCCCAGTTCCTAGAATTATCATCATCGATCAATTCGATTTGTATTGGTGGTTGTTTAACAAGAGTAATACCCTTTGGTGAGTAGTGGAACTCCAACAAGCGTTCGACTGTTTTATATTTCATGTGTGTCTCACCCTTCCCAAAACTTTTAGAAATCGGATCATCCGGATCATAGTTTTTACCATAATCGCCTGACCACATATAGTTTATTACCCAGAAATTGTCATCTTCATCAAGCTGTGTAGCATCGGTAATCCTATATTCGACATAGGGTATTGTTAAAGAATCAATAAGATTTAGAGAATGATCAAACACATAAGCATATGGTGTATTCTTTAGCACCATACTGTTCCACTCATAAACAGTAATTACTCTATCCGGGGTTACAATAATTGTTTCATCTGTTGCATTGCCTACTGATGCACGAGGAGGTAATTCTACTCGCTCATCTATGTTGATATTGATCGTCTTCATATCACCTGAAATAGTTCCTTTACAGAGATAACCCATCATTTTATCGGGACTCGATTCTACAGTAAAAAACACAGAATTCCCATAAAAAGCAAGTGCTTCAAATCCTTCGTAACCATCTATGATATCTTTCAATCCGGGAGCGTTCAGACTTATCGGCATTGGAGTTATCGGTGTATTGGGAACTTCGTTCAGATATTCAGCAATCTTAGCCTTTGGAATAGCAAACAACGAGCCGTCATATTCCGAAGGAAAAATATGTGGATACTGTGGAAGGAGGATAAGATAATCGTTATACCACGCAAGCCCGGAAATTTCAGCCTTAGGCTCAGAGATCTCACCATTCATCGTGATATATTGGACTTTGACTTCTTCTGGTATAGATGGTTGCTGAGGTTGCTCAAGATGATGTACTGTTGCACATGCAACAAGGAACAGCATGCACCCTAATATCATCAATTTTGTTTTCATAATCATACCTCGACCGAATATTTTTTTGAATGACAAATATCCGGTAAACTTTGTCAAACTCCTTATGAAAATTATAAATTTCTTGCATTTTCTACTCATAACCCATAAGGATGCATAAAAAGGATATTATATGAAAGTCTGCAGTCCGGTAACTCATGAGGATTTTCAAAAATATTATTTTCTTCGATGGAAAATGTTACGAAAACCGTGGGGACAAGCACTCGGCACTGAACGCGATGAACTCGATAAAACAAGCTTTCATGTTATGATTTGTGAACATGATAACAACCCCATCGGAGTAGCCCGTCTTCATTTCAATGATCCAGAAGAAGCACAGATCAGATATATGGCTGTTGACGATAAGCATCAGCACAAAGGTTTAGGAAGCCTGATGATGCAGTCGCTTGAGAAATTTGCAATGGAACATAATGCAAAATGTATTATCCTGAATGCGCGCGAAAATGCTGTGCCTTTCTATAAAAAAAACGGATACAGCATCATAGAAGAAAGTTATATTCTTTTTGGTGAAATCCAGCATTTCAAGATGAAGAAAGAACTCAAACTACTAGACGAAACATAATACTTTGACAAAATTTTCAGAAATTTACCAAATAATAAAAAATGGATTTTCATAATTTCGGATGAAAAAATTAATCTTACTTCTTTTGTTGATCCCGGTCTTTGTATGTGCGCAAGAA
The sequence above is drawn from the Candidatus Cloacimonadota bacterium genome and encodes:
- a CDS encoding endonuclease, whose amino-acid sequence is MKKTIFIIMLVSICSFLNAFIPIPIDEYYEEVALLKGEELKSALHDLIKGHVMYPYFSDSTVATKDIMIEADADLENPGNIILFYSGRSQNAEFRDHGDEFNYMIEYGISHDDSWNREHVWAKSHGFPNMADTAYTDVHHLRPADRSVNGARGNRDFDWGGYSFDEVDGCFFDFDSWEPPDRVKGDVARMLFYMVVRYEGDNDTYDLELLDKTGTYGPRFGKLSTLLLWHELDPVSEQERHRNDVIYSYQHNRNPFIDHPEFVTEIWGKPELDPTVNISELELRFGNQKTGIQSYPIKLVVSGYNLEDDVMVSVEAPFFFSTKKDNSKITQCHFTPENGFLNEELLIYFEPSDKIDYEDALLVYTNSSKENSIILKGHGIDPGAEIILNSSFEDGTDGWTTYSISGNEDWYHSSYGERYFMKMGGFKADEPCVDWLISPTLNLHDFHDIILSFETAKNYSDVTPGLEIFISKDYIIGKNSLDYTWYPLEALLSEGHYEWKHSGYIDISEFATSDVHIGFKYTNSSPSKATSWEVDDVEVIGVKKHEK
- a CDS encoding GNAT family N-acetyltransferase — its product is MKVCSPVTHEDFQKYYFLRWKMLRKPWGQALGTERDELDKTSFHVMICEHDNNPIGVARLHFNDPEEAQIRYMAVDDKHQHKGLGSLMMQSLEKFAMEHNAKCIILNARENAVPFYKKNGYSIIEESYILFGEIQHFKMKKELKLLDET